From Diospyros lotus cultivar Yz01 chromosome 4, ASM1463336v1, whole genome shotgun sequence, a single genomic window includes:
- the LOC127798956 gene encoding UPF0481 protein At3g47200-like, whose protein sequence is MMGPNLKFNKKLFHSEMGSCKLTRLMLQMIKQGGSRSIGEIKATPNARSRHLQRKTCLNCGIRASHKDESRTELPGEVSIYKVPAEFCRVEPDAYNPRIISIGPYHHGAQRLQDMEAVKWQFFNRLFDPRQPNAASLTQVYEAVEEYEEQARSYYSETIGICKEKFVEMMILDGCFILQLFRQLKQPDSKDNLDIIKRWMIPFLRRDLIMLENQLPLVVLEKLHNLTKSKTTADEDESLKELALHFFRPLIEPRNEKPIEQSILRYWLDHFSSSILHTIDSFKSPIQSVQLNTVSTSNYRENPPRHLLDLFRSDLLPTVKERKREPHIMRSAKELKEAFIKIRKRDNCKPLDLSFKARRFRRHVLEIPPLHINDYNGTLYRNLVAFEQCHSSCKPDVTRYLFFLDGLVDSEKDVELLHYAGVVQHSLGNKKQVAALICKLCKDVAPDVQESYLHQVVGGIHTHCSKFRYRLIASLVHNYFSNIWVGASTVFAILLIYLTVVQTSCGIADTKMLEHGFWSSLKKSFLAPVAAFKENLETDHPDGFWASLRKNKLSDDSFLFVQIFLEDLHQHGFSTALRKSFAFH, encoded by the coding sequence ATGATGGGTCCGAATCTGAAATTCAACAAAAAGCTATTTCATTCAGAAATGGGAAGCTGCAAACTCACCAGGTTAATGCTGCAGATGATAAAGCAAGGAGGATCCCGAAGCATTGGTGAGATCAAAGCTACCCCAAATGCAAGGTCAAGGCATCTCCAAAGAAAAACCTGCTTAAACTGCGGAATTAGAGCTTCCCACAAAGACGAGTCGAGAACAGAGCTACCGGGTGAAGTATCCATCTACAAGGTCCCAGCTGAATTCTGCCGGGTGGAGCCAGACGCTTATAATCCTCGTATAATCTCAATTGGCCCGTACCATCATGGAGCGCAGCGATTGCAAGATATGGAAGCGGTCAAATGGCAGTTCTTTAATCGCCTCTTTGATCCCCGGCAGCCAAATGCTGCTAGCTTAACACAAGTATATGAAGCAGTGGAGGAATATGAGGAGCAAGCCAGGTCATACTATTCGGAAACTATAGGAATTTGCAAGGAAAAATTCGTTGAAATGATGATCCTTGACGGCTGCTTCATCCTCCAGCTCTTCAGACAACTGAAGCAGCCAGACTCCAAAGATAATCTTGACATTATTAAGAGATGGATGATACCATTTCTCCGGCGTGACCTGATCATGCTCGAAAATCAGCTGCCACTAGTAGTTTTGGAGAAACTGCACAACTTAACAAAAAGCAAGACTACTGCAGACGAGGATGAGTCACTCAAGGAGCTTGCACTTCACTTCTTTAGGCCTCTGATAGAGCCTAGAAATGAAAAACCTATTGAACAAAGCATTCTAAGGTACTGGCTCGATCACTTCAGCTCAAGCATCCTCCACACAATCGACTCCTTTAAGTCCCCAATACAATCCGTGCAACTTAATACGGTGAGTACTTCAAATTACAGAGAGAATCCTCCAAGGCACTTGCTGGATCTATTCCGATCAGATCTGCTCCCAACAGTCAAGGAGCGAAAGAGGGAACCCCACATTATGCGCTCCGCAAAAGAGTTGAAGGAAGCTTTTATAAAAATCAGGAAAAGAGACAATTGCAAGCCGCTGGACTTGAGCTTCAAGGCAAGGAGATTCAGGCGACACGTACTCGAAATTCCCCCACTGCACATCAATGACTACAATGGTACTCTTTACCGGAACCTTGTGGCCTTTGAGCAGTGTCATAGCAGTTGCAAACCGGACGTCACCAGGTACTTGTTCTTTCTAGATGGACTGGTTGACTCTGAGAAAGATGTAGAGCTTCTCCACTATGCAGGCGTTGTGCAGCATTCTTTGGGTAACAAGAAGCAGGTCGCTGCACTCATCTGTAAACTCTGCAAGGACGTAGCCCCGGATGTTCAGGAATCTTATTTACACCAAGTGGTTGGAGGCATTCACACTCACTGTAGCAAATTCCGATACAGATTGATAGCAAGCCTAGTTCACAACTATTTTTCCAACATATGGGTGGGAGCATCAACCGTGTTCGCCATCCTTCTTATTTATCTTACTGTGGTTCAGACATCATGTGGAATTGCTGATACTAAAATGTTGGAGCATGGCTTCTGGTCTTCATTGAAAAAGTCTTTCCTTGCCCCGGTTGCAGCGTTTAAAGAAAACTTGGAGACCGATCATCCAGATGGCTTCTGGGCATCACTGCGAAAGAATAAACTCTCGGACGATTCCTTTCTATTTGTACAAATTTTCTTGGAAGACCTGCATCAACATGGCTTCTCGACAGCCCTGAGAAAATCCTTCGCATTTCATTAA
- the LOC127799667 gene encoding transcription factor RSL2-like, whose amino-acid sequence MEPVGAFLDEEWDLLMNRMFSTEESSSKFWPIDEADMNLGDICESIFNTTDSFGTNFPCFSRESDNSSGSNGGIFPPPWHHQNHCFSDSDYIHDGNNDLQSFDSFAMNNEHNLLVPIFPGNVMEEFLQANEEISSDVIQPATVADPGIELPPKRKINDDLSGLPPKKKPRVPKTTQKGKKNERSEKNKKIAVNGNEDHDQENINGATNGQSSSCCCSDDESNASQEIKGGAANSKLKGSADALNSNGKTRASRGAATDPQSLYARKRRERINERLKILQNLVPNGTKVDISTMLEEAVHYVKFLQLQIKLLSSDELWMYAPIAYNGMDIGLCRKLLPTL is encoded by the exons ATGGAGCCGGTGGGAGCTTTTCTTGACGAAGAATGGGATCTGCTGATGAACAGAATGTTCTCCACAGAAGAATCTTCATCAAAGTTTTGGCCCATTGATGAAGCTGATATGAATCTGGGTGACATTTGTGAGAGTATATTCAACACTACTGATTCTTTCGGAACAAATTTTCCCTGCTTTTCTCGGGAAAGTGACAACAGCAGTGGCAGCAATGGTGGCATTTTCCCACCTCCGTGGCATCATCAAAACCACTGCTTTAGTGATTCTGACTACATTCACGATGGAAACAATGATCTTCAATCCTTTGATTCTTTTGCAATGAACAATGAACATAATTTGTTGGTCCCCATTTTTCCTGGTAATGTAATGGAAGAATTTCTCCAAGCCAATGAAGAGATAAGCAGCGACGTTATTCAACCAGCAACCGTTGCTGATCCTGGCATAGAACTGCCGCCCAAGCGGAAGATTAATGATGACTTATCTGGGCTGCCTCCTAAGAAGAAACCCAGGGTTCCAAAAACT ACGCAGAAAGGTAAGAAGAATGAGAGGTctgaaaagaacaagaagatcGCCGTGAATGGCAATGAGGATCATGATCAGGAGAATATTAATGGTGCAACAAATGGGCAAAGCTCAAGCTGTTGCTGCTCAGACGATGAGTCTAATGCTTCTCAGGAGATAAAAGGAGGGGCCGCTAATTCGAAATTGAAAGGCTCGGCGGATGCTCTAAACTCTAATGGGAAAACAAGAGCCAGTAGAGGGGCTGCAACTGATCCCCAAAGCCTCTATGCAAgg aaaagaagagaaagaatcaATGAGAGATTGAAAATTCTGCAGAACCTTGTCCCCAATGGAACAAAG GTAGACATCAGCACAATGCTCGAAGAGGCAGTCCACTACGTGAAGTTTCTGCAGCTACagattaag CTATTGAGTTCGGATGAACTGTGGATGTATGCTCCAATTGCCTACAATGGAATGGACATTGGCCTCTGCCGCAAGCTTTTGCCAACTCTATGA
- the LOC127799668 gene encoding secreted RxLR effector protein 161-like — translation MASIPYAFAVGSLIYAQVCTRPDIIFVVNVLGRYQSNLGIEHWKAAKKVMRYFQGTKDYRHTYKHSDNLEVIRYTDSDFAGCIDTRKSTSGYIFLLTGGVVSWRSNKQTIIASSTMEVEFISCSEATTQALWLRNFVKGLKVVDSKERPLNIYYDNSVAIFFSRNNKSGSRSKHININYLVVRDHIKKDEVVIKYIKTYLMIADPMTKDLPTKVYKEHVESMGLVA, via the coding sequence ATGGCATCTATACCTTATGCGTTCGCTGTTGGTAGTCTAATATATGCACAAGTCTGCACTAGACCCGATATTATATTTGTTGTCAATGTATTAGGTAGATATCAAAGTAATCTGGGTATAGAACATTGGAAAGCTGCCAAAAAAGTGATGAGGTATTTTCAAGGAACCAAAGACTATAGACACACATACAAGCATTCTGACAATCTTGAAGTTATTAGATATACAGATTCAGATTTTGCTGGATGTATAGACACAAGGAAGTCTACTTCAGGATACATCTTTCTTCTTACTGGAGGAGTTGTATCTTGGAGAAGCAATAAGCAGACTATAATTGCATCATCTACTATGGAGGTAGAATTCATTAGTTGCTCTGAAGCCACAACACAAGCATTATGGTTGAGAAATTTTGTCAAAGGCTTAAAAGTTGTTGATTCTAAAGAAAGGCCTTTGAACATTTATTATGATAATTCAGttgcaattttcttttcaagaaATAACAAAAGTGGAAGCCGAAGCAAACATATTAACATAAACTATTTGGTTGTCAGAGATCATATAAAGAAAGATGAAGTGGTCATTAAGTATATAAAGACATATCTTATGATTGCAGATCCCATGACTAAAGACTTGCCGACTAAAGTTTATAAAGAGCATGTAGAGAGCATGGGATTGGTTGCTTAA